One genomic segment of Macaca fascicularis isolate 582-1 chromosome 19, T2T-MFA8v1.1 includes these proteins:
- the KIR2DL4 gene encoding killer cell immunoglobulin-like receptor 2DL4 produces the protein MSPTVVILACLGFFLDQRVRAHVGGQDKPFCSAWPSAVVPQGGHVTLWCHYRPGFNIFTLYKEDGVPVPELYKRIFWNSFLISPVTAAHAGTYRCRVFHPHSPTEWSAPSNPLVIMVTGLYEKPSLSAQPGPTVPTGENMTLSCSSRRSFDMYHLSREGEAHELRLPAVPSVNGTFQADFPLGPATHGGNYRCFGSLRDSPYEWSDPSDPLPVSVTGNPSSSWPSPTEPSFKTGIVRHVPAVIRYSVATIFLTILLFFLLRCWCSDKKNAAVMDPEPAGDRTVNREDSEEQDPQEVTYAQLDHCVFTQGKITRPSQRPKTPPTDTSVYTELPNAEPRSLSPAHEHHRQAWKGSSRETTALSQNRLHSSNVPAAGI, from the exons ATGTCGCCCACGGTCGTCATCCTGGCCTGTCTTG GGTTCTTCTTGGACCAGAGGGTGCGGGCACACGTGG GTGGTCAGGACAAGCCCTTCTGCTCTGCCTGGCCCAGCGCTGTGGTGCCTCAGGGAGGACACGTGACTCTTTGGTGTCACTATCGTCCTGGGTTTAACATCTTCACGCTGTACAAGGAAGACGGGGTGCCTGTCCCTGAGCTCTACAAAAGAATATTCTGGAACAGTTTCCTCATTAGCCCTGTGACTGCAGCACATGCAGGGACCTACAGATGTCGAGTTTTTCATCCGCACTCCCCCACTGAGTGGTCGGCACCCAGCAACCCCCTGGTGATCATGGTCACAG GTCTATATGAGAAACCTTCTCTCTCAGCCCAGCCGGGCCCCACGGTTCCCACAGGAGAGAACATGACCTTGTCCTGCAGTTCCCGGCGCTCCTTTGACATGTACCATCTATCCAGGGAGGGGGAGGCCCATGAACTTAGGCTCCCTGCAGTGCCGAGCGTCAATGGAACATTCCAGGCCGACTTCCCTCTGGGCCCTGCCACCCACGGAGGGAACTACAGATGCTTCGGCTCTCTCCGTGACTCTCCCTACGAGTGGTCAGACCCGAGTGACCCACTGCCCGTTTCtgtcacag GAAACCCTTCAAGTAGTTGGCCTTCACCCACTGAACCAAGCTTCAAAACTG GTATCGTCAGACACGTGCCTGCTGTGATTAGGTACTCGGTGGCCACCATCTTCCTCAccatcctcctcttctttctccttcgtTGCTGGTGCTCCGACAAAAAGA ATGCTGCTGTAATGGACCCAGAGCCTGCGGGGGACAGAACAGTGAACAGGGAG GACTCTGAAGAACAAGACCCTCAGGAGGTGACATACGCACAGTTGGATCACTGCGTTTTCACACAGGGAAAAATCACTCGCCCTTCTCAGAGGCCCAAGACACCCCCAACAGATACCAGCGTGTACACGGAACTTCCAAATGCTGAGCCCAGATCGTTGTCTCCTGCCCACGAGCACCACAGACAGGCCTGGAAGGGGTCTTCTAGGGAGACAacagccctgtctcaaaaccgGCTTCACAGCTCCAATGTACCAGCAGCTGGAATCTGA